A single genomic interval of Cydia strobilella chromosome 3, ilCydStro3.1, whole genome shotgun sequence harbors:
- the LOC134756093 gene encoding cathepsin B-like: MALSVTIGTLFIAATFVAAKDTLHPLSDEFISLINSKQSSWKAGRNFPLDTPLTHIKALMGVVKNPLSLKLPAITHDADLIASLPENFDPREKWQNCPTLNEIRDQGSCGSCWAFGATEVMTDRVCTYSNGKKQFHFSAQDLVSCCTDCSCGCQGGQPSKAFEYWKTDGIVSGGQYNSSQGCRPYEIPPCEHHVDGPRPKCNGLVKTPECFDKCTAGNVGYEKDKHRAKEVYSIADEDHIKAELYTKGPVEAAFIVYEDFLHYKSGVYSHTSGAGLGGHAIKILGWGVENGQKYWLCANSWNNDWGDKGFFKFLRGDNHCEIESDIVTGEPDLDGL, translated from the coding sequence ATGGCACTTTCTGTCACCATCGGTACATTATTCATTGCTGCTACATTTGTGGCAGCAAAGGATACTCTCCACCCGCTTTCCGACGAGTTCATATCGCTGATCAACTCCAAGCAAAGTTCATGGAAGGCCGGACGAAACTTTCCTCTGGACACTCCTCTTACCCACATCAAGGCATTAATGGGAGTAGTCAAGAACCCACTGTCACTCAAGCTTCCCGCTATAACCCACGACGCTGACTTAATCGCCAGTTTACCAGAAAACTTCGATCCTAGAGAAAAATGGCAGAATTGCCCGACTTTAAACGAAATAAGAGACCAAGGATCTTGCGGTAGCTGCTGGGCGTTCGGAGCTACTGAAGTTATGACCGATCGAGTCTGCACTTATTCTAATGGTAAAAAACAGTTCCACTTCTCAGCTCAGGATTTAGTTAGTTGCTGTACTGACTGTAGTTGTGGGTGCCAAGGTGGTCAACCGAGTAAAGCGTTTGAGTACTGGAAAACCGACggtatcgtgtctggaggacaATATAATTCGTCTCAAGGTTGCAGGCCTTATGAAATCCCTCCATGCGAACACCACGTAGACGGACCGAGGCCAAAGTGCAACGGTTTAGTTAAAACGCCAGAGTGCTTCGATAAATGCACAGCTGGTAATGTTGGGTATGAAAAAGACAAGCACCGCGCAAAAGAAGTTTATTCGATTGCTGATGAAGATCATATTAAAGCGGAATTATACACTAAAGGTCCCGTTGAGGCCGCTTTCATCGTATATGAAGATTTCCTTCATTATAAAAGCGGCGTATACTCGCATACATCTGGAGCAGGATTGGGTGGTCATGCTATTAAGATCTTGGGATGGGGAGTCGAAAACGGCCAGAAGTATTGGTTGTGCGCCAACTCTTGGAACAATGACTGGGGAGATAAAGGTTTCTTTAAGTTCCTGAGAGGCGATAACCACTGTGAAATCGAAAGCGATATCGTAACTGGGGAGCCTGATTTAGATGGGTTGTAA